One part of the Mariniblastus fucicola genome encodes these proteins:
- a CDS encoding NAD(P)/FAD-dependent oxidoreductase, with amino-acid sequence MTDKTSSVTIIGAGIVGIACAHYLADAGLKVTIIDRGQAASACSQSNCGYICPSHALPLTEPGAFKAALGSLFNPKAPFRVKPTLNLALYKWLMQFAKRCTHRQMLAAGKPLQAILEASMKEYRELVSKHPFDCEWKEDGLLYVLQTQRGMDSFAKTDDLVTRHFGIPATRIEGADLPEFDAGLKPGLAGAFLYPGDTSVRPDKLNVSWIKHLKERNITFVENCELRSVRKQAGRVVAIETSTGEFESEHFVFAFGAWAANWEKELGCSIPVQPGKGYSVTMDRPEHSPRHPILFPEHKVGVSPFDDGFRLGSMMEFSGYDSTIPDYRIQQLRDSARPYLVASVDGEVRSKWYGWRPMTWDSLPIIGHVPNLRNAFLATGHNMLGLSLAPGTGRLIAEIVTQQPTHIDATPYSPSRF; translated from the coding sequence ATGACGGATAAAACTTCTTCGGTCACCATCATCGGAGCCGGAATCGTCGGCATCGCGTGTGCTCACTATCTGGCCGACGCGGGACTGAAGGTGACGATTATCGATCGAGGCCAAGCCGCGTCTGCGTGTTCGCAATCGAATTGCGGCTACATATGTCCCAGCCATGCCTTACCGTTGACCGAACCCGGAGCGTTCAAAGCGGCACTTGGGTCGCTGTTCAATCCGAAGGCTCCCTTTCGCGTAAAACCTACGCTGAATCTGGCACTATACAAGTGGCTGATGCAGTTCGCCAAACGATGCACGCATCGTCAAATGTTGGCCGCGGGTAAGCCGTTGCAAGCGATCCTCGAAGCGTCGATGAAGGAGTATCGCGAACTGGTGAGCAAACATCCCTTCGATTGCGAATGGAAAGAAGACGGCTTGCTGTACGTGCTTCAAACTCAGCGCGGCATGGATTCGTTTGCGAAAACAGATGACCTTGTGACCCGTCATTTTGGGATTCCGGCGACGCGAATCGAAGGAGCCGATCTTCCAGAATTCGATGCTGGACTGAAACCGGGATTGGCAGGCGCGTTCCTCTATCCCGGTGATACATCTGTTCGTCCGGACAAGCTCAACGTGTCCTGGATTAAGCATTTGAAAGAGCGGAACATTACGTTTGTGGAAAACTGTGAGCTTCGCTCCGTTCGCAAACAGGCTGGCCGCGTTGTCGCGATCGAAACGTCGACGGGTGAATTCGAGAGCGAACATTTTGTGTTTGCTTTCGGCGCTTGGGCTGCCAATTGGGAAAAAGAGCTGGGTTGCTCCATCCCGGTTCAGCCAGGAAAAGGCTATTCGGTCACGATGGATCGTCCCGAGCATTCGCCTCGGCATCCGATTCTTTTTCCCGAACACAAAGTCGGCGTGTCACCGTTTGACGATGGATTTCGACTTGGTTCGATGATGGAATTTTCTGGTTATGATTCGACAATTCCTGATTACCGGATTCAGCAGCTTCGCGATTCCGCCAGGCCCTATTTGGTCGCTTCTGTGGATGGAGAAGTTCGTTCGAAATGGTACGGATGGCGACCAATGACCTGGGATTCGTTACCAATTATCGGACACGTTCCGAACTTGAGAAACGCTTTTCTGGCGACCGGCCACAACATGCTGGGACTGAGCCTTGCACCGGGGACGGGACGACTGATCGCAGAAATCGTAACTCAGCAACCGACTCATATCGATGCGACTCCTTACAGCCCATCAAGGTTTTAG
- a CDS encoding proline racemase family protein, whose translation MNSFKPGGVVGPAKIFRRRSLIVQVIDSHTEGEPTRVIIEGGPDLGTGPLSDRVARFRENADEYRQFAINEPRAFDAVVGALICKPEDPDCAAGVIFFNNAGYLGMCGHGTIGLAVTLHHLGRIGLGTHQIETPVGVVTVDLISPNRATIENVPSYRHKSNVMVEVENIGMISGEIAWGGNWFFLVHPSPLPLETDNIEALVYLSKKIMESLAQQGHTGSDGAAIDHVEFSEDVVSPNVDCRNFVLCPGGVYDRSPCGTGTSAKLACLAEDGKLEPGATFVQESIGGGQFTAEYWKAESVGEPAMIIARITGNAFIIGETKLIGQPGDPLAQGIVTESSSPA comes from the coding sequence TTGAACAGTTTCAAGCCTGGTGGAGTCGTTGGCCCGGCAAAGATTTTTCGGCGTAGGAGCCTGATTGTGCAAGTCATCGATTCACACACCGAAGGGGAACCAACGCGAGTCATTATCGAAGGCGGTCCCGATCTTGGAACTGGCCCATTGAGCGATCGAGTGGCGCGTTTCCGCGAAAACGCAGATGAATATCGTCAATTCGCGATCAACGAACCGCGTGCTTTTGACGCCGTCGTTGGAGCTTTGATTTGCAAGCCAGAAGATCCTGACTGCGCCGCTGGAGTCATCTTTTTCAACAACGCTGGTTACCTCGGGATGTGCGGCCATGGCACGATCGGACTGGCTGTAACGTTGCATCACTTGGGGCGGATCGGTTTGGGCACGCATCAAATTGAAACACCGGTTGGCGTCGTTACCGTTGACTTGATCAGCCCAAATCGGGCTACGATCGAGAACGTTCCGAGCTATCGTCATAAGAGCAACGTGATGGTCGAAGTCGAGAACATCGGCATGATTTCGGGCGAGATTGCGTGGGGCGGAAACTGGTTCTTTCTGGTTCACCCGTCGCCGCTGCCGTTGGAAACGGACAACATCGAAGCGTTGGTGTATCTCTCAAAAAAGATTATGGAGTCGCTGGCGCAGCAAGGGCACACGGGCTCCGATGGTGCCGCGATTGATCACGTCGAGTTCTCGGAGGACGTGGTTTCGCCAAACGTCGACTGTCGAAATTTTGTACTCTGCCCGGGAGGCGTCTACGACCGTTCGCCTTGCGGGACGGGAACCAGTGCCAAGCTGGCCTGTCTGGCCGAGGATGGAAAGCTGGAACCGGGAGCCACCTTCGTGCAGGAAAGTATTGGCGGCGGACAATTCACAGCGGAGTACTGGAAGGCTGAATCCGTTGGGGAACCTGCCATGATCATTGCGAGAATTACTGGCAACGCATTCATCATTGGCGAAACAAAATTGATCGGCCAGCCTGGCGATCCCCTCGCTCAAGGCATTGTCACAGAAAGCAGTTCGCCGGCATGA
- a CDS encoding dihydrodipicolinate synthase family protein, protein MDSSIFQGCIPALMTPCREDRSINFEALVKKGTQMMDAGMTGVVYCGSMGDWPLLTDQQRQEGVAKLAEAKIPVVVGTGAQNTQIAVEHAAHAASVGAAGLMVIPRVLSRGKSPAAQRDHFSAILAAAPDLPAVIYNSPYYGFETKADLFFELRREFPSLIGFKEFGGAESLSYAAEQITHTDDDVLLMAGVDTQVYHGFVRCGAVGAITGIGNCLPVEVLKYVALCVAASQGDPEADRFALELSNALTVLSKFDEGPDLVLYYKYLLFLLGDSDYEFQINKTDVLSPSQARYAKKQLEQFQAWWSRWPGKDFSA, encoded by the coding sequence ATCGATTCTTCTATTTTTCAAGGCTGCATTCCGGCTTTGATGACTCCCTGTCGCGAAGACCGCAGCATTAATTTTGAAGCCCTTGTCAAAAAAGGCACGCAGATGATGGACGCCGGTATGACTGGCGTTGTCTACTGTGGCTCGATGGGCGATTGGCCGCTACTAACGGACCAGCAACGTCAGGAAGGCGTGGCGAAACTTGCCGAAGCAAAAATTCCCGTTGTCGTTGGAACGGGCGCACAGAACACACAGATCGCTGTCGAACACGCTGCTCACGCGGCCTCCGTCGGAGCCGCTGGCTTGATGGTCATCCCACGAGTGCTCTCGCGCGGAAAGTCTCCGGCCGCTCAACGGGATCACTTTTCTGCGATCCTGGCTGCGGCCCCTGATCTGCCCGCCGTCATCTACAACAGTCCCTACTACGGTTTCGAAACGAAAGCGGATCTGTTTTTCGAACTGCGTCGCGAGTTCCCAAGCTTGATCGGATTCAAAGAGTTCGGCGGCGCGGAATCGCTTTCGTACGCGGCCGAGCAGATCACGCACACTGACGATGACGTGTTGTTGATGGCAGGCGTCGACACTCAGGTTTACCACGGCTTTGTCCGCTGCGGAGCCGTTGGCGCGATCACAGGAATCGGAAACTGTCTTCCTGTGGAAGTCTTGAAATACGTTGCTCTTTGCGTCGCCGCCAGCCAGGGCGATCCGGAAGCCGATCGGTTCGCGCTGGAGTTGTCCAATGCTCTGACCGTGCTGTCGAAGTTCGATGAAGGCCCGGACCTGGTGTTGTACTACAAGTACTTGCTATTCCTGCTTGGCGATTCAGACTACGAATTCCAGATCAACAAAACCGACGTTCTCTCACCCAGCCAGGCTCGGTACGCGAAGAAGCAACTTGAACAGTTTCAAGCCTGGTGGAGTCGTTGGCCCGGCAAAGATTTTTCGGCGTAG
- a CDS encoding glycosyltransferase: protein MSRTKILMATDVPFWRCETGAQQRMLHLVLGISNDSFGDKACQVQTFFIGVASTEDEAVASNLGLDVQFHSSDRAPDGVRKRIKWHMDGTIHLVRQTFRGRENVAKVDQPMELHDFRWPWAISAFSECVDSFGPDAIVCQYVTMSYLLDALTEDQRADIRCVVDTHDVLSSRQEQFEQFGFTHWINISPEEESKELRRFDAALAIIDHERPTFQMMAPDADVMTVGHSLDTITSTHAPVSRPPNDALLSIGYFGSSNHSNGHALIKFVRKVWQPLRDQNADIQLVIAGSICDWLMFHEESRFSGEESMSLWIELSTDPRVKLLGKIDSPIEFYNQIDVALNPVEFGTGLKIKTCEAFAYGVPSIVTSCGEHAIPPAVGDAVFTCRSINEMVPAIFAMSLDREKVQIMRESAREVAESVFCDEVAYGELVDWFQRE, encoded by the coding sequence ATGAGCCGCACCAAAATCCTGATGGCGACTGACGTCCCGTTCTGGCGTTGCGAAACGGGAGCTCAGCAGCGGATGTTGCATCTGGTGCTGGGGATCTCGAACGATTCATTCGGCGACAAAGCCTGCCAGGTACAGACTTTCTTCATCGGCGTTGCGTCAACCGAAGACGAAGCTGTGGCGAGCAATTTGGGGCTGGACGTCCAGTTTCACTCTTCCGATCGGGCTCCGGACGGAGTTCGCAAACGGATCAAATGGCACATGGATGGCACGATTCATCTGGTGCGTCAAACGTTTCGAGGCCGGGAAAACGTGGCCAAAGTCGACCAACCGATGGAACTGCACGACTTCCGTTGGCCGTGGGCGATCAGTGCATTTTCCGAATGCGTCGATTCCTTTGGACCTGACGCGATCGTTTGCCAGTACGTGACGATGAGCTATTTGCTGGACGCGTTAACCGAGGATCAGCGAGCGGACATTCGGTGCGTCGTCGACACACACGACGTGCTCTCATCACGTCAGGAACAGTTCGAGCAATTTGGTTTCACTCACTGGATCAACATTAGCCCGGAAGAAGAATCGAAAGAGCTTCGTCGCTTTGATGCAGCTCTGGCCATCATCGATCACGAGCGGCCGACCTTCCAGATGATGGCTCCGGATGCGGACGTGATGACGGTCGGCCACTCGCTCGACACGATCACCAGCACACATGCTCCTGTCTCGCGTCCGCCAAACGATGCCCTGCTGTCGATCGGTTACTTTGGTTCGTCAAACCATTCCAATGGACACGCGTTGATCAAGTTCGTTCGCAAAGTATGGCAACCACTAAGAGATCAGAACGCGGATATCCAGTTGGTAATTGCCGGGAGCATTTGTGATTGGCTGATGTTCCATGAAGAATCAAGATTCTCGGGCGAGGAGTCCATGTCGTTGTGGATTGAACTTTCCACGGACCCTCGCGTGAAACTGTTGGGGAAGATCGATAGTCCGATTGAGTTCTACAACCAGATCGACGTCGCACTCAATCCAGTCGAATTCGGGACGGGGTTGAAAATCAAGACGTGCGAAGCGTTTGCCTATGGCGTCCCATCGATCGTAACTTCCTGTGGTGAACACGCGATCCCTCCAGCAGTTGGCGACGCCGTGTTCACATGCCGGTCGATCAACGAAATGGTCCCGGCAATTTTTGCCATGTCACTTGACCGCGAGAAGGTTCAAATCATGCGGGAGTCGGCTCGTGAGGTGGCGGAATCCGTTTTCTGCGACGAAGTGGCCTATGGTGAACTTGTAGATTGGTTCCAGCGAGAATAG
- the purQ gene encoding phosphoribosylformylglycinamidine synthase I: MATATSTVKALILRAPGTNCDQETGFAFETAGGHCDYVHINELVERPAMMNDYQILCLPGGFSYGDDIAAGRILASQMESRLFDAISSFRDAGKLILGICNGFQILIKSGFLLPKDEQGLPATLTWNDSGRFIDRWVELKANSNRCVFLRDVEQIYLPIAHAEGKFVARDQAVIDSLQANDQIALSYIQGSQSESIAANPNGSTLDLAGLCDDTGRIFGLMPHPERHIDPTHHPRWTREGLAESGDGLAIFENAIRYFA; encoded by the coding sequence ATGGCTACAGCAACGTCTACTGTCAAAGCACTGATTCTTCGCGCTCCAGGCACGAACTGCGACCAGGAAACCGGGTTCGCATTCGAAACCGCCGGCGGTCATTGCGACTACGTTCACATTAACGAACTGGTTGAACGGCCCGCGATGATGAATGACTATCAAATCCTGTGCTTGCCTGGAGGATTCAGCTATGGCGACGACATCGCCGCGGGAAGAATCCTTGCGTCGCAAATGGAGTCACGTCTGTTCGATGCGATTTCCAGCTTTCGCGATGCGGGAAAATTGATCCTCGGAATTTGCAACGGTTTTCAAATCCTGATCAAGTCCGGATTTCTGTTACCCAAAGACGAACAGGGCTTGCCGGCGACTTTGACCTGGAACGACAGCGGCCGTTTCATTGATCGCTGGGTGGAACTGAAAGCCAACTCGAACCGATGCGTTTTTCTTCGTGACGTCGAACAGATCTATCTGCCAATCGCTCATGCCGAAGGGAAATTTGTCGCCCGCGACCAGGCTGTGATCGACTCGCTGCAGGCCAACGACCAGATCGCGCTCAGCTACATCCAGGGATCTCAATCGGAATCGATTGCTGCGAACCCAAACGGTTCGACGTTGGACCTTGCCGGATTGTGCGATGACACCGGAAGGATCTTTGGCTTGATGCCGCACCCGGAACGGCACATCGATCCGACTCATCATCCACGTTGGACACGTGAAGGGCTTGCCGAATCAGGTGATGGACTTGCCATCTTCGAAAATGCCATCCGCTATTTTGCATAG